The Infirmifilum lucidum DNA segment CCTTAAATCACAATGTACTTGAAGGTCGTCTTCGGGGAAGGTTTCGAGGCGCCTGTAGTGGTGACGAGCAACGAGTTCTACGAGAAAATCAGGGGGCTATTACCCATAACTTCGAAGCTCCTGACGTGGAAGGAGGAGGTCTACTTCGAAACAGGCGTGGACTTCATGGGCGACGCCGCGACGCGCGTCACGAGCGGCACGCTGGCCTACTGGCCACCGGGTAAAGCGCTATGCATCTTCGCCTGGGCGAACCAGCCATACGGCCCGGTAGTACACTTGGGGTGGCTCTTGGGGCCTAAACACTACATCCTGGGCATCATAGAGGAGCACGCAGGCGGCGAGGAGGAAGTTAGGCTCGAGCCCCTCGACCCTGCCGCGTACCCGGAGCCCCTCAGGAGGGCCTCAGAGTTGCTTAACGGGCACGGCTTCTACGCCGCGCCGAGGAGCTGGGGCGGGGCTGAGAGCGTTGCGGGGGCTTTTGCCCGGCACAACTTCAGGGTGGGCTTTGAAGTGTTCGTGGAGGACTACGGCTTCATCGTGGAGTCTGATCCTATCTACGCCAGGGACTTCTCGCCCATAGACGAGGCACTCCAGTACAGGATGAAGAAAGTCGTCAAGAGCAGGGTTGACGTGAACGAGGAGGGCTACGTCATACTCTCGGAGTTCGCTGCCCGGGAGGAGGCCCTCCCGGACGCCGTAAAGCAGGTTGTCCACGACTACCTGAAAGTCGTTGACATCCTATCCCTCACAGGGTGAGCCTCATTAAAATCGTCGTGTGGGCCCTCGACTTCACGCCTAACAAGTTCGTACAGGACGTGCTGTCATCGCAACTGGGAGAGGAGGTGGTCTTCGTCGGGGTAGGCCCGCTCTCAAGAGCCGAGGAGGTCTTGGAGGCCATGCGCGAGACGAGGGCTGAAGAGGCTGTTACGGCAATTGAAGATCCATGTGAGATGAACAAGTTGCTGGAGGCAGGAGTTCAGCCGCTAGTCGTGATAACGGAGGAGGTTTGTAGGGCGAAAAGCATC contains these protein-coding regions:
- a CDS encoding cyclophilin-like family protein gives rise to the protein MYLKVVFGEGFEAPVVVTSNEFYEKIRGLLPITSKLLTWKEEVYFETGVDFMGDAATRVTSGTLAYWPPGKALCIFAWANQPYGPVVHLGWLLGPKHYILGIIEEHAGGEEEVRLEPLDPAAYPEPLRRASELLNGHGFYAAPRSWGGAESVAGAFARHNFRVGFEVFVEDYGFIVESDPIYARDFSPIDEALQYRMKKVVKSRVDVNEEGYVILSEFAAREEALPDAVKQVVHDYLKVVDILSLTG